One window of Brachionichthys hirsutus isolate HB-005 chromosome 21, CSIRO-AGI_Bhir_v1, whole genome shotgun sequence genomic DNA carries:
- the LOC137910253 gene encoding LOW QUALITY PROTEIN: zinc finger protein 271-like (The sequence of the model RefSeq protein was modified relative to this genomic sequence to represent the inferred CDS: deleted 1 base in 1 codon; substituted 1 base at 1 genomic stop codon) has product MSXFEFWGNVVKKRLTAPEEDISGKFEIAPAKDEGELYRQQGLLDRGLRPVLKLHRIDRPQPHVCKEEEEEVPADQQLWNKEVKSSMDQEDPELPHLKEEPEELLTSQEGEQLVLKEETNVVMLTPTREENDQSEDQTLYMKDEDGAAETESVVNMPVIISVVGAADIDLLISTSSHVSVSHDEGGETSRQDVEIEPQFQSQGRNKASKKPYVCTLWNKGYTKHASLKVHMRIHTGEKPYGCKTCGKQFMHKSALNVHMRIHTGEKPYGCKTCGKHFIQKSALNVHMRIHTGEKPYGCKTCGKHFIQKSALNVHMRIHTGEKPYGCKTCGKQFIDKSDLNVHMRIHTGEKPCGCKACGKQFIDKYDLNVHMRIHAGEKPYGCKTCGKHFIDKSALNVHMTIHTGEKPYGCKTCGKQFIQKSALNVHMRIHTGEKPYGCKACGKQFIDKSDLNVHMRIHTGEKPYGCKACGKQFIHKSALNVHMTIHTGEKPYGCKTCGKQFIQKSALNVHMRIHTGEKPYGCKACGKQFIHKSALNVHMTIHTGEKPYGCKTCGKQFIQKSALNVHMRIHTGEKPYGCKACGKQFIDKSDLNVHMRIHTGEKPYGCHKDLKENSKMKVHMRIHNDVKPYDCQTFGEQFTQNSNLKRHMTIKTGKA; this is encoded by the exons ATGTCTTAATTTGAGTTTTggggaaatgtagttaaaaagcgACTAACAGCTCCCGAAGAGGATATTTCTGGAAAGTTTGAAATAGCTCCCGCCAAGGACGAAGGAGAGTTATATCGTCAACAAGGGCTGCTGGATCGCGGCCTTAGACCCGTGTTGAAGTTACACAGGATAG atcgcccacagcctcatgtctgtaaggaggaggaggaggaggtccctgctgaccagcagctctggaacaaggaggtgaagtccagtatggaccaagaggacccagagcttcctcacctaaaagaggaaccggaggaactcctcaccagtcaggaggggGAGCAGCttgtgctgaaggaggagactaatgtcgtcatgttgactccgACTcgtgaggaaaatgaccagagtgaagatcagactctgtacatgaaagatgaagatggtgcagcagagacagagtctgtcgtcaacatgccggttataatctctgtggttggagcagcagacattgacctgctgatctctaccagctctcacgtatctgtcagccatgatgagggaggtgaAACGAGCAGACAAGATGTTGAGATTGAGCCCCAGTTTCAATCCCAGGGAAGAAATAAGGCAAGTaagaagccatatgtttgtacattatggAACAAAGGTTACACAAAACACGCAAGCTtaaaagtccacatgagaatccacactggtgagaagccctatggatgtaaaacatgtgggaaacaattcatgcacaaatctgctttgaatgtccacatgagaatccacactggtgagaagccctatggatgtaaaacatgtgggaaacacttcaTACAGAAATCTGCTTTGAATgttcacatgagaatccacactggtgagaagccctatggatgtaaaacatgtgggaaacacttcaTACAGAAATCTGCTTTGAATgttcacatgagaatccacactggtgagaagccctatggatgtaaaacatgtgggaaacaattcatagacaaatctgatttgaatgtccacatgagaatccacactggtgagaagccctgtggatgtaaagcatgtgggaaacaattcatagaCAAATAtgatttgaatgtccacatgagaatccacgctggtgagaagccctatggatgtaaaacatgtgggaaacacttcaTAGACAAATCCgctttgaatgtccacatgacaatccacactggtgagaagccctatggatgtaaaacatgtgggaaacaattcatacagaaatctgctttgaatgtccacatgagaatccacactggtgagaagccctatggatgtaaagcatgtgggaaacaattcatagacaaatctgatttgaatgtccacatgagaatccacactggtgagaagccctatggatgtaaagcgtgtgggaaacaattcatacacaaatctgctttgaatgtccacatgacaatccacactggtgagaagccctatggatgtaaaacatgtgggaaacaattcatacagaaatctgctttgaatgtccacatgagaatccacactggtgagaagccctatggatgtaaagcgtgtgggaaacaattcatacacaaatctgctttgaatgtccacatgacaatccacactggtgagaagccctatggatgtaaaacatgtgggaaacaattcatacagaaatctgctttgaatgtccacatgagaatccacactggtgagaagccctatggatgtaaagcatgtgggaaacaattcatagacaaatctgatttgaatgtccacatgagaatccacactggtgagaagccctatggatgtcACAAAGatttgaaagaaaacagcaaaatgaaagtccacatgagaatccacaatgAT GTTAAGCCTTATGATTGTCAAACATTTGgtgaacaattcacacaaaattctAATTTGAAAAGgcacatgacaataaaaacgGGAAAAGCctga